A genomic stretch from Paraburkholderia dioscoreae includes:
- a CDS encoding MarC family protein, whose translation MVESLIPDILFGFTGLISIINPIGIAFVFLDRTASLSKEERTQLARKIAINVLCVLLVAFFIGTPILHFFGISMQALRIGGGLAVAVGGWQMLNAPDTQPGEQPAVKRVDADNAMSKAFFPFTIPLTTGPGSIATAIALTANRTHKLSEFVISSIASVVISVAVAVTVYLVYSRAVIFARYLGVEGTKVAMRVSSFLLLCIGVQIMLTGFSEFLIPIATMQPVVK comes from the coding sequence ATGGTCGAAAGTCTGATCCCGGACATTCTGTTTGGCTTCACCGGGCTGATCAGCATCATCAATCCAATCGGCATTGCTTTCGTTTTTCTCGACCGGACGGCTTCGCTGAGCAAGGAAGAACGCACGCAGCTGGCTCGCAAAATCGCCATCAACGTGTTGTGCGTGCTGCTGGTGGCGTTCTTCATCGGTACGCCGATCCTGCATTTCTTCGGCATCTCCATGCAGGCGCTGCGCATCGGCGGTGGTCTCGCCGTGGCTGTGGGTGGCTGGCAGATGCTCAACGCGCCGGATACGCAACCGGGCGAGCAGCCGGCGGTCAAGCGGGTGGACGCGGACAATGCAATGTCGAAGGCATTTTTTCCTTTCACCATTCCGTTGACCACCGGGCCGGGGTCGATCGCCACGGCCATCGCACTGACCGCGAACCGCACGCATAAGCTCTCCGAGTTCGTGATTTCGAGCATCGCGTCGGTCGTGATCTCGGTGGCGGTGGCCGTCACGGTCTATCTGGTCTACAGCCGCGCGGTGATTTTCGCCAGGTATCTCGGCGTGGAAGGAACCAAGGTCGCCATGCGTGTATCTTCCTTTCTGCTGCTGTGCATCGGCGTGCAGATCATGCTGACCGGCTTCTCCGAATTCCTGATCCCGATTGCGACCATGCAACCGGTGGTCAAATAG
- a CDS encoding DUF3311 domain-containing protein: MLLRVLAALPFIGILLGVPFVNRVEPLILGMPFVLAWIVMWVVLSSIIMAIIYRIDPSNRQLAVDGEEASS; this comes from the coding sequence ATGTTGCTTCGTGTCCTTGCCGCGCTGCCGTTCATCGGCATTCTGCTCGGCGTCCCGTTTGTGAATCGTGTCGAGCCGCTGATACTCGGCATGCCGTTCGTGCTTGCCTGGATCGTCATGTGGGTGGTGCTCAGTTCGATCATCATGGCGATCATCTACCGGATCGACCCGTCCAACCGTCAGCTTGCCGTGGACGGCGAGGAGGCCAGTTCATGA
- a CDS encoding sodium:solute symporter family protein: MSALIIIAAITLFALYLGVRARRGHDMSLEQWTVGGRSFGTAFVFLLMAGEIYTTFTFLGGSGFAYGKGAPVYYILAYGTLAYILSYWMLPPIWRYAKKHRLVSQPHFFTRKYESPALGTLVALVGVAALIPYLVLQLKGLGIIVATASYGAISSTAAVWIGACVVTAYVIVSGVRGSAWNSVVKDLLILAIVLFLGIYLPLHYYGGFSDMFRAIDAARPGFLTFPAKGSSVTWFQSTVLLTALGFFMWPHTFGSIFTAKDERIFRRNAMVLPLYQLILLFVFFVGFAATLKVPGLKGGDIDLSLFRLSLQTFDPWFVGVIGAAGILTALVPGSMILTSASTLLANDVYRGMVSRNASDATVATLARVLVPVVALVAVGFTLQGGETIVALLLMGYSFVTQLFPAVICSLRPHNRATKQGAFCGIVAGVAVVAVTTTMHLSIGQLMPFLPDALKDVNIGFLALAVNIIVFAAVSAVTQPRPVEQTHAPVH; this comes from the coding sequence ATGAGCGCACTCATCATCATTGCGGCGATTACGCTATTTGCGCTTTACCTGGGCGTGCGCGCGAGGCGCGGCCACGACATGAGTCTCGAACAATGGACCGTGGGCGGCCGCAGCTTCGGCACCGCCTTCGTATTTCTGCTGATGGCCGGCGAAATCTATACGACCTTCACGTTCCTCGGCGGCAGCGGCTTTGCTTACGGCAAGGGTGCGCCGGTCTACTACATTCTCGCGTACGGCACGCTTGCCTACATTCTCTCGTACTGGATGCTGCCGCCCATCTGGCGTTACGCGAAGAAACACCGGCTCGTCTCGCAGCCGCACTTCTTCACGCGCAAATACGAAAGCCCCGCGCTGGGTACGCTCGTCGCACTGGTCGGCGTGGCCGCGCTGATTCCGTACCTCGTGCTGCAATTGAAGGGACTCGGCATTATCGTGGCAACGGCCTCGTACGGCGCGATTTCGTCGACGGCGGCCGTGTGGATCGGCGCGTGTGTGGTGACGGCTTATGTGATCGTCTCCGGCGTGCGCGGTTCGGCGTGGAATTCGGTGGTGAAGGATCTGCTGATTCTGGCGATCGTGCTGTTCCTCGGCATCTATTTGCCGCTGCACTACTACGGCGGCTTCAGCGACATGTTCCGCGCAATCGACGCCGCCCGCCCCGGCTTCCTGACCTTCCCGGCCAAGGGTTCGAGCGTGACCTGGTTCCAGTCGACGGTGCTTCTGACGGCGCTCGGCTTTTTCATGTGGCCGCATACGTTCGGTTCGATTTTCACCGCGAAGGACGAACGCATTTTCCGCCGTAACGCGATGGTGCTGCCGCTGTATCAGTTGATCCTGCTGTTCGTGTTCTTCGTGGGCTTTGCCGCGACGTTGAAGGTGCCGGGTCTGAAGGGCGGCGACATCGACCTGTCGCTGTTCCGCCTCTCGTTGCAGACCTTCGACCCGTGGTTCGTCGGCGTGATCGGCGCGGCCGGGATTCTGACCGCGCTGGTGCCGGGCTCGATGATCCTCACGTCCGCTTCCACGCTGCTCGCCAACGACGTGTATCGCGGCATGGTGAGCCGCAACGCTTCGGACGCCACGGTGGCGACGCTCGCGCGTGTGCTCGTGCCGGTCGTGGCGCTGGTGGCCGTCGGCTTCACGCTGCAAGGCGGCGAAACCATTGTCGCGTTGCTGCTGATGGGTTACAGCTTTGTGACCCAGCTCTTTCCCGCGGTGATCTGCAGCCTGCGTCCGCATAACCGCGCGACCAAACAAGGCGCGTTTTGCGGGATTGTAGCGGGCGTGGCGGTAGTGGCCGTGACGACGACCATGCATCTGAGCATCGGTCAGTTGATGCCGTTCCTGCCCGACGCGTTGAAGGACGTCAATATCGGGTTCCTGGCGCTGGCGGTGAATATCATCGTCTTCGCGGCGGTGAGCGCGGTGACGCAGCCGCGGCCGGTCGAGCAGACGCATGCGCCGGTGCATTGA
- a CDS encoding PAAR domain-containing protein, which translates to MVAHLVNGRLGARVGDMISCGATIVSGSSARSGDKEVARQSDATSRGGTLVNGDYRWQPD; encoded by the coding sequence ATCGTTGCACATCTTGTTAACGGCCGCCTCGGTGCCCGCGTCGGCGACATGATCAGTTGCGGCGCAACTATCGTGAGCGGCTCATCGGCGAGGTCTGGCGACAAGGAGGTTGCCCGTCAGAGTGACGCTACCAGCCGCGGTGGCACGTTGGTCAACGGTGACTACCGCTGGCAGCCAGATTAG
- the glgA gene encoding glycogen synthase GlgA — MPLNVLLVASEALPLAKSGGLGDMVSAYAAALRDAGAAVSILMPAYPAALERAVDVAPVARMTGLPGGDARLLRGHMPDTGVTVLLLQMDHLFAREGLYRDPQGRDYLDNLTRFASLAAAAARVARGVRNVKRPDIVHAHDWHAGLTSLYLRLAGVAAKSVFTIHNLAFQGNHPLAMGGWIGVPPELLAPALSDERSIEFYGSLSMMKAGIVHADRVTTVSRRYAREILTPRFGHGMEGVLQAQAGKLSGIVNGIDTAVWNPATDKHIARPYSVDDTAGKQACKRELQQAFGLTRDPFAPLVAIGSRLTEQKLADVVVHTLPALLERHPRLQFAILGQGEQGIEQALQDIAGAWPGRVGVQIGYDERRAHMLHAGADILLHGSRFEPCGLTQLYAMRYGTIPVASRVGGLADTIVDYLPHDPRGDRKATGFLFDGESPDDVMHALGRALDAFVEPSSWHVLQRNAMSRDFGWGASTSNYLALYADLVDARPAQPDTRVRKTSVRARAAAAGSRRDEFNTGLGEMARSA; from the coding sequence TTGCCGCTCAACGTTCTTCTCGTCGCTTCCGAAGCCCTGCCACTCGCCAAATCCGGCGGCCTCGGCGACATGGTCAGCGCATACGCCGCCGCTCTGCGCGATGCCGGCGCCGCTGTCTCGATCCTGATGCCCGCGTATCCGGCCGCGCTCGAACGCGCCGTCGACGTCGCGCCCGTCGCGCGCATGACCGGCCTGCCCGGCGGCGACGCGCGGCTGCTGCGCGGCCACATGCCCGATACCGGTGTGACAGTGCTGCTTCTGCAGATGGATCACCTGTTCGCGCGCGAGGGCCTCTACCGCGATCCGCAAGGACGCGACTATCTGGACAATCTCACGCGTTTCGCATCGCTCGCGGCAGCGGCCGCGCGGGTGGCGCGCGGCGTGCGCAACGTGAAGCGCCCCGACATCGTGCACGCGCACGATTGGCATGCAGGACTCACGTCGCTGTATCTGCGGCTTGCGGGCGTTGCCGCTAAAAGCGTCTTCACGATTCACAACCTGGCGTTCCAGGGCAACCATCCGCTCGCCATGGGCGGCTGGATCGGCGTGCCGCCCGAATTGCTGGCGCCCGCGCTTTCCGACGAACGCAGCATCGAGTTCTATGGTTCGCTCAGCATGATGAAAGCCGGCATCGTCCATGCGGATCGCGTCACGACCGTGAGCCGGCGTTATGCACGCGAAATCCTGACGCCGCGTTTCGGGCACGGCATGGAAGGCGTGTTGCAGGCGCAGGCCGGCAAGCTCTCGGGCATCGTCAACGGCATCGACACGGCGGTATGGAATCCGGCTACCGACAAACATATCGCGCGCCCCTATTCCGTCGACGATACGGCGGGCAAGCAGGCCTGCAAGCGCGAATTGCAGCAGGCCTTCGGTCTGACGCGCGATCCGTTCGCACCGCTCGTCGCCATCGGCAGCCGTCTTACCGAACAGAAACTTGCCGATGTCGTCGTGCATACGCTGCCGGCATTGCTCGAACGGCATCCGCGGCTGCAGTTCGCGATTCTCGGTCAGGGCGAGCAAGGCATCGAACAGGCACTACAGGACATCGCGGGCGCCTGGCCGGGACGCGTCGGCGTGCAGATCGGTTATGACGAGCGGCGGGCGCACATGCTGCATGCGGGCGCGGACATTCTGCTGCACGGCAGCCGCTTCGAACCCTGCGGACTCACGCAGCTCTACGCGATGCGCTATGGCACGATTCCGGTGGCCTCGCGCGTGGGCGGGCTGGCCGATACGATCGTCGATTATCTGCCGCACGACCCGCGCGGCGACAGAAAGGCGACCGGCTTTCTGTTCGACGGCGAAAGCCCGGATGACGTGATGCATGCACTTGGCCGCGCGCTGGACGCGTTCGTGGAGCCGTCGTCGTGGCATGTGTTGCAGCGTAATGCGATGAGCCGCGACTTCGGCTGGGGAGCATCGACTTCGAACTATCTCGCGCTGTACGCGGATCTGGTGGATGCGCGTCCGGCACAGCCCGATACGCGGGTCCGCAAGACTTCCGTGCGGGCGCGTGCCGCCGCTGCGGGTAGCCGCAGGGATGAGTTCAATACGGGGCTCGGGGAGATGGCGCGCAGCGCGTGA
- a CDS encoding VOC family protein, translating to MHSPVLRVARPTNNLHKVTDFYTRGLGFDVLASFENHQGFDGVVVGRRGCPWHIEFTRQHGVTVERAPTTEHLLVLYLPERDAWSAAVERLEALGVTACESENPYWDRQGKTFEDPDGYRIVLQNTAWG from the coding sequence ATGCATTCGCCCGTTCTCCGGGTCGCCCGCCCTACTAACAACCTGCATAAAGTCACCGATTTCTATACACGTGGGCTCGGCTTCGACGTCCTTGCGAGCTTCGAGAATCACCAGGGCTTCGATGGGGTCGTTGTCGGACGGCGAGGCTGTCCCTGGCACATCGAGTTCACACGTCAACACGGTGTCACAGTGGAACGGGCACCGACCACCGAGCATCTTCTCGTGCTCTATCTACCCGAACGCGACGCATGGAGCGCGGCCGTCGAACGGCTCGAAGCGCTCGGCGTGACGGCCTGCGAATCAGAGAATCCGTACTGGGATCGTCAAGGTAAAACGTTCGAAGATCCCGATGGGTATCGGATCGTTTTGCAGAATACGGCCTGGGGATAA
- a CDS encoding phytochelatin synthase family protein: MSRYSLMRAVRRLSQPEWVVAVLMAALAACAPVPRVASQPGVQAAVDQPALVRPAAQTAVQTATQAGARAAARPADGPLPVPTNLVALAQPAGQKRLTGSAANQSYWPLSQYFETQRNEAYCSVATSVMALNALGIRRPESTQYPDFPFFSQEDFFRGIDPQVANAAQVSREGMTLDQLGTALNAFPVGVRKYHAADLSLGQFRDLVRTTTGHNDRFVLLNFRRMEIGETGGGHWSPLAAYDSASDSALLLDVARYKYPAVWVPVAQLYAAALAVDSVSGLSRGIVIVGKQMN; the protein is encoded by the coding sequence ATGTCCAGATATTCGTTGATGCGCGCCGTGCGGCGCCTGAGCCAACCCGAGTGGGTCGTCGCGGTTCTGATGGCGGCGCTGGCCGCGTGCGCACCGGTGCCGCGGGTTGCGAGTCAGCCCGGCGTACAAGCGGCCGTGGATCAGCCCGCGCTTGTTCGGCCCGCCGCTCAGACCGCGGTTCAGACCGCAACCCAGGCCGGCGCGCGCGCTGCCGCGCGCCCGGCCGACGGACCGCTTCCAGTTCCCACGAACCTCGTCGCGCTGGCACAGCCGGCCGGTCAGAAACGGTTGACGGGCTCCGCAGCCAACCAGTCGTACTGGCCGCTCTCGCAGTACTTCGAAACCCAGCGTAACGAAGCCTATTGCTCCGTCGCAACGTCGGTCATGGCGCTCAACGCATTGGGCATCCGCCGGCCCGAGTCGACGCAATACCCCGATTTCCCGTTCTTTTCGCAGGAAGATTTCTTTCGCGGGATCGATCCGCAGGTGGCCAACGCCGCGCAGGTATCGAGAGAGGGCATGACGCTCGACCAGCTCGGCACCGCCCTCAATGCATTTCCGGTCGGGGTAAGGAAGTATCACGCCGCGGACCTGTCGCTCGGCCAGTTCCGCGATCTCGTGCGTACCACCACGGGCCACAACGACCGCTTCGTGCTGTTGAATTTCAGACGGATGGAGATTGGCGAGACGGGCGGCGGACATTGGTCGCCGCTCGCCGCTTACGACTCGGCAAGCGACAGCGCATTGCTGCTCGACGTGGCGCGCTACAAGTATCCCGCTGTCTGGGTGCCGGTCGCGCAGTTGTACGCGGCGGCGCTGGCGGTGGACAGCGTGAGCGGACTTTCACGGGGGATTGTGATTGTGGGCAAGCAGATGAATTAG
- a CDS encoding GGDEF domain-containing protein: MIRFRRMPAVLAGASLVCLLVGLLYLALQIRAIFSDQLKQEYAGLVLEAAGRADRARAMVDAGRQSSGDREAQVRSYRQARAELAGRLGSLAALVNASPAAAPHVPASALMPDASLSGTDALLATVSAYWRAQRDADGADVRLRIAHVANVLIALAALLFCLLFTALGMYAKRNRQLAGESHEFEYAALHDPMTGLPNRRKLFASLDEAAAKLQAGSAHRKIAVLYVDLDGFKQVNDSLGHQAGDEFLIAVSRRFRESVRKADVVARIGGDEFAVLIQEFSAADELAEIARRLIACVVATDRQMGLGLVRASIGIASFPDLVDDYQRLVAAADDAMYRVKRGGKNGYGFAARAN, encoded by the coding sequence ATGATCCGGTTCAGGAGAATGCCCGCCGTGCTGGCCGGCGCCTCTCTGGTCTGCCTGCTGGTCGGCCTTCTTTATCTCGCCTTGCAGATCAGAGCGATCTTCTCCGATCAGTTGAAGCAGGAATACGCGGGGCTCGTGCTCGAAGCGGCAGGACGTGCGGACCGTGCGCGCGCGATGGTCGACGCAGGGCGGCAAAGCTCGGGCGACCGTGAAGCGCAGGTGCGGAGTTACCGGCAAGCACGCGCGGAACTCGCCGGTCGCCTCGGGTCGCTCGCGGCATTGGTGAATGCCAGTCCGGCCGCTGCGCCGCACGTGCCCGCTTCGGCGCTGATGCCCGATGCCAGTCTGAGCGGCACCGACGCGCTGCTCGCCACGGTCTCGGCGTATTGGCGAGCGCAGCGCGATGCCGACGGCGCGGACGTACGCCTGCGGATTGCCCACGTCGCCAACGTATTGATCGCGCTGGCCGCGTTGCTGTTCTGTTTGCTGTTTACCGCGCTCGGCATGTACGCCAAACGCAATCGCCAGCTCGCTGGCGAGTCGCACGAATTCGAGTACGCCGCGTTGCACGATCCGATGACCGGTCTGCCGAACCGGCGCAAGCTGTTCGCGTCGCTTGACGAAGCCGCCGCGAAGTTGCAAGCCGGATCGGCGCACCGGAAGATCGCCGTACTGTATGTGGACCTGGATGGCTTCAAACAGGTCAACGACTCGCTCGGCCATCAAGCCGGCGATGAATTCCTGATCGCGGTATCGCGGCGCTTTCGCGAGTCGGTGCGCAAAGCGGATGTGGTCGCCCGCATTGGCGGCGACGAGTTCGCGGTGCTGATCCAGGAATTTTCCGCGGCTGACGAACTGGCCGAGATTGCTCGACGGCTCATTGCGTGTGTGGTTGCGACCGACAGGCAGATGGGGCTCGGACTGGTTCGAGCAAGCATTGGCATTGCCAGCTTTCCCGATCTCGTCGACGATTACCAGCGCCTCGTCGCCGCGGCGGACGACGCGATGTACCGCGTCAAGCGCGGCGGCAAGAACGGTTACGGGTTCGCGGCTCGAGCCAACTGA
- a CDS encoding alkene reductase yields the protein MAHLFTPKKVGAYTLTHRVVLAPMTRLRTIQPGDIPSPMMADFYGQRASQGGLEIVEGVSISVPARSYLGAASFYHDGQVEGWKAIANAVHASGGRVFMQLIHGGRQSHVEMTGGVAPVAPSVVPFEGVALTKDGFVPASPHRALGIEEIPGVVEEFRVAAQRAHDAGFDGVELHGANGYLVDQFIQDGTNRRTDAYGGPIENRVRFLRETVEALISVWGAERVGVRISPSGEWGGISDSNPEATFSHVASVLDGYGIAYLHVIEPRIKGDDTLHDDHPPVAVKYLRPHFSGPIIAAGGFDGDSAEAIVASGDADLVAFGRHFSSNPDLPYRLLHKLPLTPYVRAAFWGGDEKHYSDFPAYSPTVETAEETGETA from the coding sequence ATGGCTCACTTGTTCACCCCGAAGAAAGTCGGCGCCTACACCCTCACGCATCGCGTCGTGCTCGCCCCGATGACCCGTCTGCGCACCATCCAGCCCGGCGACATTCCCAGCCCGATGATGGCCGACTTCTATGGCCAGCGCGCCTCGCAAGGCGGCCTGGAAATCGTCGAAGGCGTCAGCATTTCAGTTCCGGCCCGCTCGTATCTGGGCGCCGCGAGCTTCTACCACGACGGCCAGGTGGAAGGCTGGAAGGCGATTGCCAATGCGGTTCACGCCAGCGGCGGCCGCGTCTTCATGCAACTGATTCACGGCGGCCGTCAAAGCCACGTCGAAATGACCGGCGGTGTCGCGCCGGTCGCGCCTTCGGTCGTGCCGTTCGAAGGCGTGGCACTCACCAAAGACGGCTTCGTGCCGGCCTCGCCGCATCGGGCGCTCGGTATCGAGGAAATTCCGGGCGTCGTCGAAGAGTTTCGCGTGGCGGCCCAGCGTGCGCACGACGCGGGCTTCGACGGCGTCGAACTGCACGGTGCGAACGGCTACCTCGTGGACCAGTTCATCCAGGACGGCACCAACCGGCGCACCGACGCCTACGGCGGCCCGATCGAAAATCGCGTGCGCTTTCTGCGCGAAACGGTCGAGGCGCTGATTTCCGTGTGGGGCGCGGAGCGGGTCGGCGTGCGCATCTCGCCATCCGGCGAATGGGGCGGCATCTCGGACAGCAATCCCGAAGCCACCTTCAGCCACGTCGCGAGCGTGCTCGACGGATACGGCATTGCGTATCTGCACGTGATCGAACCACGCATCAAGGGCGACGACACGCTGCACGACGACCACCCGCCAGTCGCCGTGAAGTACCTGCGCCCACATTTCTCCGGCCCGATCATCGCCGCCGGCGGATTCGACGGCGACAGCGCGGAAGCGATCGTCGCATCGGGCGACGCGGACCTGGTCGCCTTTGGCCGCCACTTCTCGTCGAATCCGGACCTGCCCTACCGGCTCCTGCACAAGCTGCCGCTTACGCCGTATGTGCGCGCGGCGTTCTGGGGCGGCGACGAAAAGCATTACTCGGATTTCCCCGCATATTCGCCTACTGTAGAAACCGCTGAAGAAACCGGCGAAACCGCATGA
- a CDS encoding zinc-dependent alcohol dehydrogenase family protein — MSRTIKFAKAGGPEVLEFIETPVAAPGPHEVRIKVEAIGLNRAESMWRNDAYIEPVSFPAGLGYEAAGVVDAVGAEVTGIAPGDKVNVMPSFSMNQYFTYGEVILAPDYAVVKHPESLSFAEAASVWMMFVTAYGALIEDAKVTRGDFVLVPAASSSVGLAAIQIANYAGATSIALTRTSAKRQQLLDAGAAYVIATAETDLVAEVMRITDGKGARVAFDPVGGPTFTKLLAAISFQGIAYIYGALSEEATPLPVLEMIAKVLTVKAHNIWLTSGDAARRKAAVDYVLKGLESGALKPVIDRTFTFDDMVEAHRYLETNGQFGKIVVTV, encoded by the coding sequence ATGTCACGCACCATCAAGTTTGCAAAGGCCGGTGGCCCCGAAGTGCTCGAATTCATCGAGACGCCGGTGGCCGCGCCGGGCCCGCATGAAGTTCGCATCAAGGTCGAGGCGATCGGCCTGAATCGCGCCGAATCGATGTGGCGCAACGACGCCTATATCGAGCCCGTCAGCTTTCCTGCGGGATTGGGCTACGAAGCCGCCGGCGTCGTCGATGCGGTCGGCGCCGAGGTCACGGGCATTGCGCCCGGCGACAAGGTCAATGTCATGCCGTCGTTCTCGATGAATCAGTACTTCACGTATGGGGAAGTCATTCTTGCGCCGGACTACGCCGTCGTGAAGCATCCCGAGTCGCTCTCGTTCGCCGAGGCCGCGTCGGTGTGGATGATGTTCGTCACGGCCTATGGCGCGCTGATCGAAGACGCAAAGGTGACCAGGGGCGATTTCGTCCTCGTGCCCGCCGCGTCGAGCAGCGTGGGGCTCGCGGCCATCCAGATCGCCAACTATGCGGGCGCGACTTCGATTGCGCTCACGCGCACGTCGGCGAAACGCCAGCAACTGCTGGATGCCGGCGCCGCGTATGTGATCGCCACTGCAGAAACCGATCTGGTAGCCGAAGTCATGCGCATCACGGACGGCAAAGGCGCGCGCGTGGCGTTCGATCCGGTCGGCGGCCCGACCTTCACGAAGCTGCTTGCGGCAATCTCGTTTCAGGGCATTGCGTATATCTACGGCGCGCTGAGCGAAGAGGCCACGCCACTGCCGGTACTGGAGATGATCGCCAAGGTGTTGACCGTGAAGGCGCACAACATCTGGCTGACAAGCGGCGATGCCGCGCGCCGGAAAGCTGCCGTGGATTACGTGCTCAAGGGTTTGGAGAGCGGCGCGCTCAAGCCGGTGATCGACCGCACCTTCACGTTCGACGATATGGTGGAGGCTCACCGTTATCTGGAGACCAACGGCCAGTTCGGCAAGATCGTCGTGACGGTCTAG
- a CDS encoding LysR substrate-binding domain-containing protein, giving the protein MQGRLKITATEGLRAAVFADMGVAVASEWAFTPELKSGTVVSVMDDWLLPTISLAAVYPTGRLASTKARQFTAFVENCLADEAAPASRTTASTLESAKPA; this is encoded by the coding sequence ATGCAAGGGCGGCTCAAGATCACGGCGACCGAAGGTCTGCGCGCAGCCGTTTTCGCCGATATGGGCGTCGCGGTCGCATCCGAATGGGCCTTTACGCCGGAGCTGAAGTCGGGCACGGTGGTGTCGGTGATGGACGACTGGCTGCTGCCGACCATCAGCCTGGCGGCCGTCTATCCGACCGGACGCCTCGCAAGCACCAAGGCGAGACAGTTCACCGCGTTCGTGGAAAACTGTCTCGCCGACGAAGCCGCTCCCGCTTCACGCACTACCGCGTCAACGCTCGAATCCGCAAAGCCCGCCTAG
- a CDS encoding LysR family transcriptional regulator gives MGSVGQPAVSKAIAQLEEWLGVKLLLRTTRTLTPTEAGNSFYQRAKRAVEETDEAVLAARGTAVGLSGKLRVSAAVCFARLHIVPRLPVFLDEHPNLELELVLDDRNIDLVEEGIDVALRMGVLADSNMTARRIAEARRRVIATPAYFSRYGIPKAPADLLAHKCLIYTRDGGGEDWKFRKKPPRSRSGCKGGSRSRRPKVCAQPFSPIWASRSHPNGPLRRS, from the coding sequence ATGGGAAGCGTCGGTCAGCCGGCGGTGTCGAAGGCCATCGCGCAACTCGAGGAGTGGTTGGGCGTGAAGCTGCTGCTTCGCACTACACGCACCCTCACGCCGACGGAAGCCGGCAACAGCTTCTATCAGCGCGCCAAACGCGCCGTCGAGGAAACCGACGAAGCCGTGCTCGCCGCGCGCGGCACCGCGGTGGGCCTTTCGGGCAAGCTGCGGGTGTCGGCCGCGGTGTGTTTTGCGCGGCTGCATATCGTGCCGCGTTTACCGGTTTTTCTCGATGAACATCCCAACCTCGAACTGGAGCTCGTTCTCGACGACAGGAACATCGACCTCGTCGAAGAAGGTATCGACGTGGCCTTGCGGATGGGCGTGCTCGCGGACTCCAACATGACCGCGCGCCGGATCGCCGAGGCTCGGCGCCGCGTGATCGCCACGCCGGCGTACTTCAGCCGTTACGGCATTCCCAAGGCGCCCGCGGATCTTCTCGCGCACAAGTGCCTGATTTACACACGTGACGGCGGCGGCGAAGACTGGAAGTTCCGCAAGAAACCGCCGAGGTCTCGGTCAGGATGCAAGGGCGGCTCAAGATCACGGCGACCGAAGGTCTGCGCGCAGCCGTTTTCGCCGATATGGGCGTCGCGGTCGCATCCGAATGGGCCTTTACGCCGGAGCTGA
- a CDS encoding cupredoxin domain-containing protein produces the protein MQTKKIRRVFLVTAAGSALIAAMSGISVARAEAPNAVVIKNFMFSPMELTVKAGSTVTWKNLDGEPHTVVNDAGMFRSAALDQNDTYQFKFDRPGVYKVFCGIHPNMKETITVQ, from the coding sequence ATGCAAACTAAAAAGATTCGTCGCGTCTTTCTCGTGACGGCCGCAGGTTCGGCGTTGATTGCGGCAATGTCCGGGATTTCCGTGGCGCGGGCTGAAGCACCGAACGCGGTCGTGATCAAGAACTTCATGTTTTCGCCAATGGAACTCACGGTCAAAGCCGGCTCGACCGTGACCTGGAAAAATCTCGACGGCGAACCTCATACCGTCGTCAACGACGCGGGGATGTTTCGCTCCGCCGCGCTCGATCAGAACGATACGTATCAGTTCAAGTTCGACAGGCCGGGCGTCTACAAGGTGTTTTGCGGCATCCATCCGAATATGAAGGAGACCATTACCGTGCAGTAG